In Pelomonas sp. SE-A7, one genomic interval encodes:
- a CDS encoding TonB-dependent receptor has product MKNVWLALCGGNLLLPLALAGPVPEEDIALAFGDKHMVSIATGSRQSLKRAPAVATVITAQDIAAMGATDLDQALASVPGLHVSYGPILNVPLYGIRGMLSQPLNVQVLVLLNGQPMKTAYAGDKGNEWGGFPLENVARIEVIRGPGSALYGADAFAGVINIVTKGPAALKGTELGARVGAFKAGDLWLQHAGSLGPAALSAYLRVGKTDGHGKTIEADAATRLDNLFGTHASRAPGPINAGHDALDAGLELGWEKWRLRANKFMRHNLGTGAGVNSALDPDSHIDMDRLMADLSWTDAQFAQDWVAGATVAMSRYQFVTPRGLTLFPAGTRIGANLFPNGMIGGPARWERVWRFDTHAIYSGLAGHSLRIGLGHDDTDLYRAETRKNFIVSPTGVPVPTGPVIDYNPIQPHILPARRTSNYLYAQDEWSLAPDWSLTAGLRHDRYSDFGGTTNPRLALVWEAAYNVTAKLMHGRAFRAPGFSEQFTINPVSTGNPDIKPERMKTSELALAWAPVAELQLNLSLYRLDASEIIRVVANPPPATGATYRNVGRLRGRGGELEMQWDALRQLRVSGHLAFQRTTDRATGLDAGYAPHQHHYARVDWRASGEWQLGTQLNRVADRKRASGDARAPVPDYTTVDLSLRRTMAGSGWEIAALLRNAFDADAREPTLPGGTLPNDLPLAGRSWSVEARLRF; this is encoded by the coding sequence ATGAAGAATGTCTGGCTGGCCCTGTGCGGAGGCAATCTTCTATTGCCTCTTGCACTGGCCGGTCCGGTGCCTGAGGAGGACATTGCCCTGGCATTCGGTGACAAGCACATGGTCAGCATCGCGACCGGCAGCCGCCAGTCCCTGAAACGTGCGCCGGCCGTGGCGACCGTCATCACGGCCCAGGACATCGCGGCCATGGGCGCGACCGACCTCGACCAGGCGCTGGCGAGCGTGCCCGGCCTGCATGTCAGCTACGGGCCCATCCTCAACGTGCCCCTGTATGGCATCCGCGGCATGCTGAGCCAGCCGCTCAATGTGCAGGTGCTGGTCCTGTTGAACGGGCAGCCGATGAAGACGGCCTATGCCGGCGACAAGGGCAATGAATGGGGCGGATTTCCGCTCGAGAACGTGGCGCGCATCGAGGTGATACGCGGGCCCGGCTCGGCGCTCTACGGGGCCGACGCCTTCGCCGGCGTGATCAACATCGTCACCAAGGGGCCGGCCGCGCTCAAGGGCACGGAGCTCGGCGCGCGCGTCGGCGCCTTCAAGGCAGGCGACCTGTGGTTGCAGCATGCCGGCAGCCTCGGGCCGGCGGCGCTCAGTGCCTACCTGCGTGTCGGCAAGACCGACGGCCACGGCAAGACCATAGAAGCCGATGCAGCGACGCGGCTCGACAACCTGTTCGGCACCCACGCGAGCCGTGCCCCCGGGCCTATCAATGCCGGCCACGATGCGCTCGACGCCGGCCTTGAGCTGGGCTGGGAAAAGTGGAGGCTGCGAGCCAACAAGTTCATGCGTCACAACCTCGGCACCGGCGCCGGCGTCAACTCGGCGCTCGATCCGGACAGCCACATCGACATGGACCGCCTGATGGCCGATCTGAGCTGGACCGACGCGCAGTTCGCGCAGGACTGGGTGGCCGGTGCCACGGTGGCGATGAGCCGCTATCAGTTCGTGACGCCGCGCGGCCTGACGCTGTTCCCGGCGGGCACGCGCATAGGCGCCAACCTCTTTCCGAACGGCATGATCGGCGGGCCGGCGCGCTGGGAGCGCGTCTGGCGTTTCGATACGCATGCGATCTACAGCGGCCTGGCCGGCCACAGCCTGCGCATAGGCCTGGGCCACGACGACACCGACCTCTATCGCGCCGAGACCCGCAAGAACTTCATCGTGTCGCCGACCGGCGTGCCGGTGCCGACCGGGCCGGTGATCGACTACAACCCCATCCAGCCGCACATCCTGCCGGCGCGACGCACCAGCAACTACCTCTATGCGCAGGACGAGTGGAGCCTGGCGCCCGACTGGAGCCTGACCGCCGGCCTGCGCCATGACCGCTACTCGGACTTCGGCGGCACGACCAATCCGCGCCTGGCCCTGGTCTGGGAGGCGGCCTACAACGTGACGGCCAAGCTGATGCATGGCCGGGCCTTCCGCGCGCCGGGCTTCAGCGAGCAGTTCACGATCAACCCGGTCAGCACCGGCAACCCGGACATCAAGCCCGAGCGCATGAAGACCAGCGAGTTGGCGCTCGCCTGGGCGCCGGTCGCCGAGTTGCAGCTGAACCTGAGCCTGTACCGGCTGGATGCCAGCGAGATCATCCGCGTCGTCGCGAATCCGCCGCCGGCCACCGGCGCGACCTATCGCAACGTCGGCCGGTTGCGCGGCCGCGGCGGCGAGCTGGAGATGCAATGGGATGCGCTGCGCCAGCTGCGCGTGTCCGGGCACCTGGCCTTCCAGCGCACGACCGACCGGGCCACCGGGCTGGACGCCGGCTATGCGCCGCACCAGCACCACTACGCCCGCGTTGACTGGCGGGCTTCGGGCGAGTGGCAGCTGGGCACCCAGCTCAATCGCGTGGCAGATCGCAAGCGCGCGAGCGGCGATGCCCGCGCACCAGTGCCCGACTACACCACGGTGGACCTCAGCCTGCGGCGCACCATGGCGGGTTCCGGCTGGGAGATCGCCGCGCTGCTGCGCAATGCCTTCGACGCCGACGCCCGGGAGCCCACCCTGCCCGGAGGCACGCTGCCCAATGACCTGCCGCTGGCGGGCCGCAGCTGGTCGGTCGAGGCCAGGCTGCGCTTCTGA
- a CDS encoding GGDEF domain-containing protein — MSLHIPTLLLALLGGYLLLGLQLLVARRGALRQPELGLWAWGNWAFVLGFAMLGARVVLPLWISVLVGNSFIFAGLLLYVRALQRFVECGWPVAPFWIAWMLSSSLTGLLLDSTLAWRTAWLSVAYALLLSPGIYVVMRHGWRREATLRAVGLTLALAATALCLRGWHALQVPEQYTDLMQASLGQGLTFLCSFLALMGTGFGFVLASFERAAARMESLASHDGLTGCLNRSSTDALLAHTLERGRREGSPVAFAMLDLDHFKQINDRYGHQAGDLALQLFAREVRQRLRASDVLGRLGGEEFGLLLPTTDEPGALRLLEQVRQSVAALQIKLPDGREFSMTVSAGLVVAASDSNLDAGRVYTQADKALYQAKHGGRNRVERVSPLPLPQAAD; from the coding sequence ATGAGCTTGCACATCCCCACCCTGCTGTTGGCCTTGCTCGGCGGCTATCTGCTGCTGGGCCTGCAGTTGCTGGTGGCTCGAAGGGGCGCGCTGCGCCAGCCGGAACTGGGCCTCTGGGCCTGGGGCAACTGGGCCTTCGTGCTTGGCTTTGCCATGCTGGGCGCGCGGGTGGTGCTGCCGCTGTGGATCTCGGTATTGGTAGGCAACAGCTTCATCTTCGCCGGCCTGCTGCTCTATGTGCGGGCGCTGCAGCGTTTTGTGGAGTGCGGCTGGCCGGTGGCGCCGTTCTGGATCGCCTGGATGCTCAGCTCCAGCCTGACCGGCCTGCTGCTGGACAGCACGCTGGCCTGGCGCACGGCCTGGCTGTCGGTCGCCTATGCGCTGCTGCTCAGCCCGGGCATCTATGTGGTGATGCGCCATGGCTGGCGCCGCGAGGCCACGCTGCGGGCCGTGGGCCTGACATTGGCGCTGGCGGCTACCGCGCTTTGCCTGCGCGGCTGGCATGCGCTGCAGGTGCCTGAGCAGTACACCGACCTGATGCAAGCGAGCCTGGGCCAGGGCCTGACCTTTCTTTGCTCCTTCCTGGCTCTGATGGGCACGGGCTTCGGCTTCGTGCTGGCCAGCTTCGAGCGGGCCGCGGCGCGCATGGAGTCGCTGGCCAGCCACGACGGACTGACAGGCTGCCTCAACCGCAGCAGCACCGACGCGCTGCTGGCCCACACGCTGGAGCGCGGCCGCCGCGAGGGCTCGCCGGTGGCGTTTGCGATGCTCGACCTGGACCATTTCAAGCAGATCAACGACCGCTACGGCCACCAGGCCGGCGACCTGGCCCTGCAACTGTTCGCCCGCGAGGTGCGCCAGCGCCTGCGCGCCTCCGACGTGCTGGGCCGCCTGGGCGGCGAGGAGTTCGGCCTGCTGCTGCCGACCACTGATGAACCCGGCGCGCTGCGCCTGCTGGAGCAGGTGCGCCAGAGCGTGGCGGCGCTGCAGATCAAGCTGCCCGACGGGCGCGAGTTCTCGATGACGGTGTCGGCCGGCCTGGTCGTCGCGGCCTCGGACAGCAACCTGGACGCGGGCCGGGTCTACACCCAGGCCGACAAGGCGCTCTACCAGGCCAAGCATGGGGGGCGCAACCGCGTGGAGCGCGTGTCGCCCCTGCCTCTGCCGCAGGCCGCCGACTGA
- a CDS encoding diacylglycerol kinase family protein translates to MQSLALCLLNPLAAGGRAAALAAPLREALPKVPLFLPTDVASARARLLALPPRSRVIVAGGDGTVHQLLPALVERELELALLPGGTGNDLARALGLHGLSFETALEKARHGLAGSMDLGCVEVEGREHHFMSSLALGFDAAVGARALAAPTWLRGMPRYLWATLAEIGSLRRYPLKLSSGGQVLHEGEMLFASCLNTSSYASGMPVAPGAQIDDGHLDLVCVGRYGRLGALAAMPALLAGQHLRLPGIFMRRISSLQINSPEPLPLALDGEPIPAARSLTVQARPLALRVVRGG, encoded by the coding sequence GTGCAATCCCTCGCCCTGTGCCTGCTCAATCCCCTGGCGGCCGGCGGCCGTGCTGCCGCCCTGGCCGCGCCGCTGCGCGAAGCCCTGCCCAAGGTGCCGCTGTTCCTGCCGACCGACGTGGCCAGCGCCCGTGCACGCCTGCTGGCCCTGCCGCCGCGCAGCCGGGTCATCGTGGCCGGCGGCGATGGCACGGTCCATCAGCTGCTGCCGGCCCTGGTCGAACGAGAGCTGGAACTGGCCCTGCTGCCCGGCGGCACCGGCAATGACCTGGCCCGCGCCCTGGGCCTGCATGGCCTGAGCTTCGAGACCGCACTCGAGAAGGCGCGCCACGGCCTGGCCGGCAGCATGGACCTGGGTTGCGTCGAGGTCGAGGGCCGCGAACACCACTTCATGTCCAGCCTGGCCCTGGGCTTCGACGCCGCCGTCGGCGCCCGCGCGCTGGCCGCGCCGACCTGGCTGCGCGGCATGCCGCGCTACCTCTGGGCCACGCTGGCCGAAATCGGCTCGCTGCGCCGCTATCCGCTCAAGCTGTCCAGCGGGGGCCAGGTCTTGCATGAAGGCGAGATGCTGTTCGCCTCCTGCCTCAATACATCCAGCTATGCCAGCGGCATGCCGGTGGCGCCGGGAGCGCAGATCGACGACGGCCACCTGGACCTGGTCTGCGTGGGCCGCTACGGCCGGCTCGGCGCCCTGGCCGCGATGCCGGCCCTGCTGGCCGGCCAGCACCTGCGCCTGCCGGGCATCTTCATGCGGCGCATCAGCAGCCTGCAGATCAACAGCCCCGAGCCACTGCCCCTGGCTCTGGATGGCGAGCCGATTCCGGCGGCGCGCTCGCTGACGGTCCAGGCCCGGCCGCTGGCGCTGCGGGTGGTGCGCGGCGGCTGA
- a CDS encoding CreA family protein, which produces MRLPCLALLLCCSLPALAEGERIGAVDTVFKLIGPDHKIVVEAYDDPAVEGVTCYVSRAKTGGVKGALGLAEDKAEASIACRQVGPVRIAKPLPKQDEVFNERISLVFKKLRIVRMVDAKRNTLVYLTYSDRLIEGSPQNSVTAVPVDRATPIPLK; this is translated from the coding sequence ATGCGCCTACCCTGCCTTGCCCTCCTGCTTTGCTGCTCGCTCCCCGCCTTGGCCGAGGGCGAGCGCATAGGCGCGGTCGATACCGTCTTCAAGCTGATAGGACCGGACCACAAGATCGTGGTCGAGGCCTATGACGACCCCGCGGTCGAGGGCGTGACCTGCTATGTCTCGCGGGCCAAGACCGGCGGCGTCAAGGGCGCGCTGGGCCTGGCCGAGGACAAGGCCGAGGCCTCGATCGCCTGCCGCCAGGTCGGGCCGGTGCGCATCGCCAAGCCGCTGCCGAAGCAGGACGAGGTGTTCAACGAGCGCATCTCGCTGGTGTTCAAGAAGCTGCGCATAGTCCGCATGGTCGATGCCAAGCGCAACACCCTGGTCTACCTGACCTATTCGGACCGGCTGATCGAGGGCTCGCCTCAGAACAGCGTGACCGCGGTGCCGGTGGACCGGGCCACGCCCATTCCGCTCAAGTGA
- a CDS encoding lactonase family protein yields MDEDSDDMLSRRHLLQASALVLPLGEAGATSAVRRAYLGGYAPESKGLLSLEQKADGAWSAGPVQPNRHSPSWLQLSGDGQRLYAVNEHADFEGRASGSIGSYSMDSASGALTPLAQVASGGAGPVHLSLHQGHAIVSHYGSGELALLAVQPDGSLGAPVQRVPAPDGAKPHAHMARPDPSGRWVLATDLGQDRLSAWRWQDGRLAPGRSLALRAGSGPRHFAFHPRLPEQLYLLNEKSNTLLWLAFDAGSGKLRVQAELSALPAGHVGLSYASDLVVSPDGRHLYSLNRLHDAISIFALASDGRPQWQGEAWVRGSYPRSCTLDAQGRWLFVCNQRSQQVSLFERQAEDGGLRFAGQVAAPSPAHLVLVT; encoded by the coding sequence ATGGACGAGGATTCCGACGACATGCTGTCTCGCCGCCACCTGCTGCAAGCCTCGGCCCTGGTCCTGCCGCTCGGCGAAGCCGGCGCCACAAGTGCGGTTCGCCGGGCCTATCTCGGCGGCTATGCACCCGAGTCCAAAGGCTTGCTGAGCCTGGAGCAGAAGGCCGACGGAGCCTGGTCGGCCGGACCGGTCCAGCCCAATCGCCACAGCCCCAGCTGGCTGCAGCTCTCGGGCGACGGACAGCGGCTCTACGCGGTCAACGAGCATGCGGATTTCGAGGGCCGGGCCAGCGGCTCGATCGGCAGCTATTCGATGGATTCAGCCAGTGGCGCCTTGACGCCGCTGGCCCAGGTCGCCTCGGGCGGGGCAGGGCCTGTCCACCTGAGCCTGCACCAGGGCCATGCCATCGTCTCGCACTACGGCAGCGGCGAGCTGGCGCTGCTGGCTGTGCAGCCGGACGGCAGCCTCGGCGCGCCGGTGCAGCGTGTGCCGGCGCCGGACGGTGCCAAGCCCCATGCCCACATGGCAAGACCCGACCCCAGCGGCCGCTGGGTGCTCGCGACCGACCTCGGCCAGGACCGCCTGAGCGCCTGGCGCTGGCAGGACGGCCGCCTGGCGCCGGGCCGCTCGCTGGCCCTGCGCGCCGGCAGCGGGCCGCGGCATTTCGCCTTCCATCCGCGCCTGCCCGAGCAGCTCTACCTGCTCAACGAAAAATCCAACACCTTGCTGTGGCTGGCCTTCGACGCCGGCAGCGGCAAGCTGCGTGTGCAAGCGGAGCTGAGCGCGCTGCCGGCCGGCCATGTGGGGCTCAGCTATGCCTCGGACCTGGTGGTCTCGCCCGATGGCCGCCACCTTTACAGCCTGAACCGGCTGCATGATGCGATCAGCATCTTCGCGTTGGCCTCCGACGGCCGGCCGCAATGGCAGGGCGAGGCCTGGGTGCGCGGCAGCTATCCGCGCTCCTGTACGCTGGATGCGCAGGGCCGCTGGCTGTTCGTCTGCAACCAGCGCAGCCAGCAAGTGAGCCTGTTCGAGCGCCAGGCCGAGGACGGCGGCCTGCGTTTTGCCGGGCAGGTGGCCGCGCCCAGCCCGGCCCACCTGGTGCTTGTCACTTGA
- a CDS encoding chitinase, whose product MRRLACCLTALVLAACASQPSDDAPFLPSEAEFAQLFPQRIAFYDHAGFVAAVQATPGFASRGNPQQRRQEMAAFLAQIAHESDQLRAQREYNRAAWDHYCRRGPGEDCAPGQQYYGRGPIQLSWNYQYLAAGRALGLDLWSDPDLVARDSRVAWRTALWYWMNQTGPSDRSAHAALQAGAGFGATTRAINGVLECDKGEGSQGWRQQASRVAFYQRATALFGVEPLGPLHC is encoded by the coding sequence ATGCGCCGCCTTGCCTGCTGCCTGACCGCTCTTGTTCTAGCTGCCTGTGCCAGCCAGCCGTCTGATGACGCGCCCTTCCTGCCGAGCGAGGCCGAGTTCGCCCAGCTGTTTCCGCAGCGCATTGCCTTCTACGACCATGCCGGCTTCGTCGCCGCGGTGCAGGCCACGCCGGGCTTTGCCTCGCGCGGCAACCCGCAGCAGCGGCGCCAGGAGATGGCCGCTTTCCTGGCCCAGATCGCCCATGAGTCCGACCAGCTGCGCGCCCAGCGCGAATACAACCGCGCGGCCTGGGACCACTACTGCCGCCGCGGCCCCGGTGAGGACTGCGCACCCGGTCAGCAGTACTACGGCCGGGGCCCCATCCAGCTGAGCTGGAATTACCAGTACCTGGCCGCCGGCCGCGCCCTGGGCCTGGACCTGTGGTCCGACCCCGACCTGGTGGCCCGCGATTCGCGCGTGGCCTGGCGCACGGCGCTCTGGTACTGGATGAACCAGACCGGCCCCTCGGACCGCAGCGCCCATGCGGCCCTGCAGGCCGGCGCCGGCTTCGGCGCGACCACGCGCGCTATCAACGGCGTGCTGGAGTGCGACAAGGGCGAGGGCTCGCAGGGCTGGCGCCAGCAGGCCAGCCGTGTCGCCTTCTACCAGCGGGCCACGGCGCTGTTCGGCGTCGAGCCGCTCGGCCCCCTGCACTGCTGA
- a CDS encoding alpha-1,6-glucosidase domain-containing protein gives MLDLPSLREFSSRARRLALYLATGLCLAACGGGGGGGTSGGGSTPVTPAPVDPLLVQGNGDGFQTLMQAQAVNPAGGGGSGGGETPTSLTIHYRRTVGDYSGWQVHSWGAAKDPGWGLGHNASGSDSYGAIYEVPLAAATGEVGYLFHKGDDKDHGGADQKYTLKAGKNEIWRIQGDGATYTSNPLGAAAPDLTTVRVHYKRFDANYAAWGLHLWNGSGLDSARISGVAIEQWNAAVAFSKMPGYQAGTAELVFDIPVLNPKADASRKTLEFIIHGQAPNENDKDGRADNIRIDFGGLTIKNQVAEVWLVQQDATVYLAAPDTRSVSTTDARAYWLSKQLIQWPRVDAGGTVKLYHSTTGQVVAPKDGKVSGADGSITLDRFSGSVPVALAERFKYVAPGVVLSIKAADQAQLPDLLKKQLVLVQEDANGNVQNATTAQLAGALDDLYAAAANVTDLGVRIANGATSFKLWAPTAQAVLVFTYNSGTADAATVDKLAMDPATGVWSVTKAGDLSGKYYKFAVEAFVRGTGQVRNLVTDPYSLSLTDNSRRSYIANLDSAALKPAGWDQSTPPAKVAAGPDMTIYELHVRDFSANDATVSSANRGKYLAFTESSSNGMKHLKALADAGMTDVHLLPTFDLASVPETGCTTPSPSGAADAETQQATVSASAGGDCFNWGYDPYHYTAPEGSYASDASDGGKRILEFRQMVQALNAAGLRVGMDVVYNHTTASGQQPRSVLDRIVPGYYHRYNAAGALETSTCCDNTATENLMMGKLMVDSAIVWARDYHVSSFRFDIMGHQPRSVMEQLKTKVAAAAGRTVQLLGEGWDFGEVAGGARFVQASMWSLNGSGIGSFNPFIRDAVRGGSPFDSGNALIANQGWINGLWYDPNAQGAGKSKTDLMWQGDLIKAGLAGSIRSFAMKTHWDANLTLEQMNSAGFVTDPSEVVNYVENHDNQTLFDNNAYKLPLATSREDRARVQMLGAALTMFSQGVAYFHAGVDTLRSKSLDRNSYDSGDWFNRLDWSYADNNFGAGLPLKGDNQDSWAVMKPLLANAAIKPTATEIAWTRDAFRDLLKLRASSTLFRLRTADDIKARLSFLNTGASQLPTVLAARIDGNGYSGAGFKEIVYLVNADKQAQPLTVDALKGKAYQLHPVHLASSAADKRIAAEARFDVASGKFTVPARSALVWVLN, from the coding sequence ATGCTCGACCTCCCCAGCCTGCGCGAATTCAGCTCGCGCGCCCGTCGTCTGGCCCTGTACCTGGCGACCGGCCTATGCCTTGCGGCCTGTGGCGGCGGAGGAGGTGGAGGCACGTCTGGCGGTGGCAGTACGCCGGTCACGCCGGCGCCGGTCGATCCCTTGCTGGTCCAAGGCAATGGTGACGGCTTCCAGACCCTGATGCAGGCCCAGGCCGTCAATCCGGCCGGGGGCGGCGGATCGGGAGGCGGCGAGACGCCGACCAGCCTGACCATCCACTACCGTCGCACGGTCGGCGACTACAGCGGCTGGCAAGTGCACAGCTGGGGCGCGGCCAAGGATCCGGGCTGGGGACTGGGCCACAACGCCAGCGGCAGCGACAGCTATGGCGCCATCTACGAAGTGCCTTTGGCGGCCGCCACTGGCGAGGTCGGCTACCTGTTCCACAAGGGCGACGACAAGGACCATGGCGGCGCCGACCAGAAATACACGCTCAAGGCCGGCAAGAACGAGATCTGGCGCATCCAGGGCGATGGCGCCACCTACACCAGCAATCCGCTGGGCGCGGCCGCGCCGGACCTGACGACGGTACGCGTGCACTACAAGCGCTTCGATGCCAACTACGCGGCCTGGGGCCTGCACCTGTGGAACGGCAGCGGCCTGGATTCGGCTCGCATCAGCGGCGTAGCGATAGAGCAGTGGAACGCGGCCGTCGCCTTCTCCAAGATGCCGGGCTACCAGGCGGGCACGGCCGAGCTCGTGTTCGACATTCCCGTGCTCAATCCCAAGGCCGATGCCAGCCGCAAGACGCTGGAATTCATCATCCACGGCCAGGCGCCGAACGAGAACGACAAGGACGGCCGCGCCGACAACATCCGTATCGACTTCGGCGGCCTCACGATCAAGAACCAGGTGGCCGAGGTCTGGCTGGTGCAGCAGGACGCCACGGTCTACCTGGCCGCGCCGGACACCCGCTCGGTCTCGACCACCGATGCGCGGGCCTACTGGCTCAGCAAGCAGCTGATCCAGTGGCCGCGGGTCGATGCCGGCGGCACGGTCAAGCTCTACCACTCGACGACCGGCCAGGTGGTGGCGCCCAAGGACGGCAAGGTCAGCGGCGCCGACGGCTCGATCACGCTGGACCGCTTCAGCGGCAGCGTGCCGGTGGCGCTGGCCGAGCGCTTCAAGTACGTCGCGCCGGGCGTGGTGCTGTCCATCAAGGCGGCCGACCAGGCCCAGCTGCCGGACCTGCTGAAGAAGCAACTGGTGCTGGTGCAGGAGGATGCGAACGGCAATGTGCAGAACGCGACCACGGCCCAGTTGGCCGGCGCGCTGGACGACCTCTATGCGGCGGCAGCCAATGTCACCGACCTGGGCGTGCGCATCGCCAATGGCGCCACCAGCTTCAAGCTGTGGGCGCCCACGGCGCAGGCTGTGCTGGTCTTCACCTACAACAGCGGCACGGCCGATGCAGCCACGGTGGACAAGCTGGCCATGGACCCGGCCACCGGCGTCTGGAGCGTGACCAAGGCCGGTGACCTCTCGGGCAAGTACTACAAGTTCGCGGTCGAGGCCTTCGTGCGGGGCACGGGCCAGGTACGCAACCTGGTGACCGACCCCTATTCGCTGAGCCTCACGGACAACTCGCGCCGCAGCTACATCGCCAACCTGGATTCGGCGGCGCTGAAGCCTGCGGGCTGGGACCAGAGCACGCCGCCGGCCAAGGTGGCGGCCGGCCCGGACATGACGATCTACGAGCTCCATGTGCGCGACTTCTCGGCCAATGACGCGACCGTGAGCAGCGCCAACCGTGGCAAGTACCTGGCCTTCACCGAAAGCAGCAGCAACGGCATGAAGCACCTGAAGGCCCTGGCCGACGCCGGCATGACCGACGTGCATCTGCTGCCGACCTTCGACCTGGCCAGCGTGCCCGAGACCGGCTGCACCACGCCGAGCCCCAGCGGCGCGGCCGATGCCGAAACTCAGCAGGCCACGGTCAGCGCATCGGCCGGCGGCGACTGCTTCAACTGGGGCTACGACCCCTACCACTACACGGCGCCCGAAGGCAGCTACGCCAGCGATGCCAGCGACGGGGGCAAGCGCATCCTCGAGTTCCGCCAGATGGTGCAGGCCCTGAATGCCGCCGGCCTGCGCGTGGGCATGGACGTGGTCTACAACCACACGACCGCCTCGGGCCAGCAACCAAGATCGGTGCTGGACCGCATCGTGCCCGGCTACTACCACCGCTACAACGCAGCCGGCGCCCTCGAGACCTCGACCTGCTGCGACAACACGGCGACCGAGAACCTGATGATGGGCAAGCTGATGGTGGACTCGGCCATCGTCTGGGCCCGCGACTACCACGTCAGCAGCTTCCGCTTCGACATCATGGGCCACCAGCCGCGCTCGGTGATGGAGCAGCTCAAGACGAAGGTGGCGGCCGCGGCCGGCCGTACCGTGCAGCTGCTGGGCGAGGGCTGGGACTTCGGCGAGGTGGCCGGCGGCGCCCGCTTCGTGCAGGCCAGCATGTGGAGCCTCAACGGCTCGGGCATAGGCAGCTTCAACCCCTTCATCCGCGACGCCGTGCGCGGCGGCAGCCCCTTCGACAGCGGCAATGCGCTGATCGCCAACCAGGGCTGGATCAACGGCCTCTGGTACGACCCGAATGCGCAAGGAGCGGGCAAGAGCAAGACCGACCTGATGTGGCAGGGCGACCTGATCAAGGCCGGCCTGGCCGGTTCGATCCGCAGCTTCGCCATGAAGACGCATTGGGACGCCAACCTCACGCTGGAGCAGATGAACAGCGCCGGCTTCGTCACCGACCCGTCCGAGGTGGTGAACTACGTGGAGAACCACGACAACCAGACGCTGTTCGACAACAACGCCTACAAGCTGCCGCTGGCCACCTCGCGCGAGGACCGGGCGCGGGTGCAGATGCTGGGCGCGGCGCTGACGATGTTCTCGCAGGGCGTGGCCTACTTCCATGCCGGGGTCGACACGCTGCGCAGCAAATCGCTGGACCGCAACAGCTACGACTCGGGCGACTGGTTCAACCGGCTGGACTGGAGCTATGCCGACAACAACTTCGGCGCGGGCCTGCCGCTCAAGGGCGACAACCAGGACAGCTGGGCCGTGATGAAGCCGCTGTTGGCGAACGCCGCCATCAAGCCCACGGCCACCGAGATCGCCTGGACCCGCGACGCCTTCCGCGACCTCCTGAAGCTGCGTGCCAGCTCCACGCTGTTCCGGCTGCGCACCGCCGACGACATCAAGGCGCGGCTGAGCTTCCTCAACACCGGCGCTTCGCAACTGCCTACCGTGCTGGCGGCGCGCATCGATGGCAATGGCTACTCCGGCGCCGGCTTCAAGGAAATCGTCTACCTGGTCAATGCCGACAAGCAGGCCCAGCCGCTGACGGTGGACGCACTCAAGGGCAAGGCCTATCAGCTGCATCCCGTGCATCTGGCGAGCAGCGCGGCGGACAAGCGCATCGCCGCCGAAGCCCGCTTCGATGTGGCCAGCGGCAAGTTCACGGTGCCGGCCCGTTCGGCCCTGGTCTGGGTGCTGAACTGA